A genomic region of Leptotrichia hofstadii contains the following coding sequences:
- a CDS encoding DUF441 domain-containing protein, producing MESFIFLGIILLVGRVTNNKSIVYATNFVLILKCLFSITEIYKVRGVNIGSLMVQFKENGISWGVLVITVAILIPIATGEIGFSHLLSAFKSPIGWVAIISGITVSILSSKGVALLSGQPEITVALVIGTIMGVVFFKGIAAGPVIASGITFCILRIIELFFKK from the coding sequence TTGGAAAGCTTTATTTTCTTAGGAATTATTTTATTAGTCGGAAGAGTTACTAATAACAAGTCTATTGTTTATGCAACAAATTTTGTACTAATTTTAAAATGTCTATTCAGTATTACTGAAATTTATAAAGTAAGAGGCGTCAATATTGGCAGCTTGATGGTTCAATTTAAGGAAAATGGAATTAGCTGGGGGGTTTTAGTAATTACAGTCGCCATCTTAATTCCAATAGCCACAGGGGAAATTGGGTTTTCCCATTTATTAAGCGCCTTCAAATCTCCAATTGGATGGGTTGCGATTATTAGTGGAATTACAGTTTCCATCCTGTCCTCAAAAGGTGTAGCGCTGCTCTCAGGACAGCCTGAAATCACAGTTGCCCTGGTAATCGGAACTATTATGGGAGTCGTATTTTTCAAAGGCATTGCGGCAGGTCCCGTTATTGCCAGTGGAATTACTTTCTGCATTTTGAGAATTATTGAATTATTTTTTAAAAAATAA
- a CDS encoding putative heavy metal-binding protein: MVITTTNEIQDKKVIEYKGIVFGEVISGINMFKDMGASLRNIFGGRSKGYEDELLTARENALEEMKTRASNLGANAIIGVKMDYEVLGADNGMLMVTCSGTAVVVG, translated from the coding sequence ATGGTTATTACAACTACAAATGAAATTCAGGATAAGAAAGTCATTGAATATAAAGGGATTGTTTTTGGAGAGGTTATTTCAGGGATTAATATGTTCAAAGATATGGGGGCAAGCTTGAGAAATATTTTTGGAGGAAGATCTAAAGGCTATGAAGATGAGCTTTTGACGGCAAGAGAAAATGCTCTGGAGGAAATGAAAACTAGGGCTTCAAATCTTGGTGCAAATGCCATTATTGGTGTAAAAATGGATTACGAAGTATTAGGAGCAGATAATGGGATGCTTATGGTAACTTGCAGCGGAACAGCTGTAGTTGTAGGTTAA
- the aroF gene encoding 3-deoxy-7-phosphoheptulonate synthase gives MIIKVDGGISEKILEKLINRLETENNVSVKLIAGKEYSILGLVGDISTIDIKHIQALDYVLDVQRVQEPYKRASRKFKPEDTIVKVGNVEIGGNSLVMMAGPCSVENEKQIIDTAKAVKAAGANILRGGVVKPRTSPYAFQGLGMEGIELMKKAKEETGLPIICEVMSIAQLHEFGPHLDMIQLGARNMQNFDLLKEVGKTNIPVLLKRGLSATIEEWLMSAEYILAGGNENVVLCERGIRTYETAYRNVLDLNAVPMIKKLTHLPIIVDSAHATGKYWMVKPLAMAGIAAGADGLMVEVHPEPDKALSDGPQSLKFEVFDDLMQDVEKIANVLGKSFK, from the coding sequence ATGATTATTAAAGTAGATGGCGGAATAAGTGAAAAAATCTTGGAAAAATTGATAAACAGATTGGAAACGGAAAATAATGTAAGCGTTAAATTAATTGCTGGCAAAGAATATTCAATTTTAGGATTGGTTGGAGATATTAGCACAATTGATATAAAGCATATTCAGGCGCTAGATTACGTGCTGGATGTACAAAGGGTGCAAGAGCCTTATAAGAGAGCAAGTAGAAAATTTAAACCAGAGGACACTATTGTAAAAGTGGGAAATGTAGAAATTGGGGGAAATAGCCTTGTGATGATGGCAGGACCTTGTTCTGTGGAAAATGAAAAACAAATTATTGATACAGCAAAAGCTGTAAAAGCTGCTGGAGCAAATATCTTAAGAGGTGGAGTTGTTAAACCTAGAACATCGCCTTATGCCTTTCAAGGATTAGGTATGGAAGGTATTGAATTGATGAAAAAAGCAAAAGAAGAAACAGGACTTCCAATAATATGCGAAGTTATGTCAATTGCTCAATTACATGAATTTGGTCCGCATCTTGATATGATTCAGTTAGGTGCGAGAAATATGCAAAATTTTGATTTGCTGAAAGAAGTTGGGAAAACAAATATTCCAGTATTGTTAAAAAGAGGATTGAGTGCAACAATAGAAGAATGGTTAATGTCGGCAGAATACATTTTGGCTGGCGGAAATGAAAATGTAGTTCTTTGTGAAAGAGGAATCAGAACTTATGAAACAGCGTACAGAAATGTATTGGACTTGAATGCAGTACCTATGATTAAAAAATTGACACATTTGCCAATAATCGTAGATTCAGCCCATGCAACTGGAAAATACTGGATGGTAAAACCTCTTGCAATGGCAGGAATCGCCGCTGGAGCAGACGGATTAATGGTAGAAGTGCATCCTGAACCAGACAAGGCATTGTCAGATGGGCCTCAATCATTGAAATTTGAAGTGTTTGACGATTTAATGCAAGATGTGGAGAAGATTGCAAATGTGCTGGGGAAAAGTTTTAAATAA
- a CDS encoding prephenate dehydrogenase, with the protein MKKQIENLTVTIVGLGVIGAAFAQSFKEIGIKTVYGIDIDEETIKKAEEKNIINKGFLETREPLEKSDFVVITLYPNLMKSFFVNNINYFKENAIITDVVGIKEKIIKDIDPIIEKSGRNIDFIFGHPMAGREKRGIDFADNRVFKDANYIIIKNEKNKKENLELLSEIVKLMGFKKVSFLMAQEHDEIIAFTSQLTHAIAVSLVNSDSEKYDTNRFIGDSYRDLTRIAKINEDLWAELFMGNKKNLLKMIQQFERELDIIKEALNSNDLGTLKEKFIISTKRREKID; encoded by the coding sequence ATGAAAAAACAAATAGAAAATTTGACAGTAACAATAGTTGGACTCGGAGTGATTGGAGCTGCTTTTGCACAGAGTTTTAAGGAGATTGGTATTAAGACTGTTTATGGGATTGATATTGATGAGGAAACGATAAAGAAGGCAGAAGAGAAAAATATTATAAATAAAGGTTTTTTGGAAACAAGAGAGCCTTTGGAAAAATCGGATTTTGTGGTAATTACTCTTTATCCGAATTTGATGAAGTCGTTTTTTGTGAATAATATTAATTATTTTAAGGAAAATGCGATAATTACTGATGTTGTTGGAATTAAAGAGAAAATCATTAAGGATATTGATCCAATTATTGAGAAGAGTGGAAGAAATATTGACTTTATTTTTGGACATCCTATGGCAGGACGTGAGAAACGCGGGATTGATTTTGCAGACAATAGAGTATTTAAAGATGCAAATTATATAATTATTAAGAACGAAAAAAATAAAAAAGAAAATCTAGAACTGCTGTCGGAAATTGTTAAGCTGATGGGCTTTAAGAAAGTCAGTTTTCTTATGGCACAGGAACATGATGAAATTATTGCGTTTACGAGCCAGCTTACGCATGCAATTGCCGTTTCACTTGTAAACAGTGATAGTGAAAAGTACGATACAAACCGATTTATTGGGGATTCTTATAGGGATTTGACGAGGATTGCGAAAATAAACGAGGATTTGTGGGCAGAACTTTTTATGGGAAATAAAAAGAATCTTTTAAAAATGATACAGCAGTTTGAACGGGAACTTGATATAATAAAAGAAGCCTTAAACAGCAATGATTTAGGAACTTTAAAGGAAAAGTTTATAATTTCAACAAAACGGCGGGAAAAAATTGATTAA
- a CDS encoding GNAT family N-acetyltransferase: MENKSEKKYLKKLTGDNIYLSPISVDDVEEYAEMVNNIEVSVGLGCVVYTSIMDFESEKELLNSIKKEKIFAVRLLENDELLGNVGFKSVGEIHRTAEMGIMLGNPKYQRKGYGMEAINLLLDYGFSFLNLRNISLNVFEYNEVAYNLYKKIGFKEAGRLRKAVEILGKTYDVIIMDMLKEEFQSVYIKRELEKRYNL; encoded by the coding sequence ATGGAAAATAAGTCTGAGAAAAAGTATTTGAAAAAATTGACAGGAGATAACATTTATCTTTCGCCAATTTCTGTTGATGATGTTGAGGAATATGCTGAAATGGTAAATAATATAGAAGTTTCAGTAGGACTGGGATGCGTTGTTTATACAAGTATTATGGATTTTGAAAGTGAAAAAGAATTATTAAATTCAATCAAAAAAGAGAAAATATTTGCTGTCAGATTATTGGAAAATGATGAACTTTTGGGAAATGTAGGTTTTAAATCAGTAGGAGAGATACATAGAACAGCTGAAATGGGAATTATGCTTGGAAATCCAAAATATCAGCGAAAAGGTTATGGAATGGAAGCTATAAACTTGCTGCTTGATTACGGCTTTTCATTTTTAAATCTGAGAAATATATCGTTAAATGTATTTGAATATAATGAGGTTGCTTATAATTTATATAAAAAAATAGGCTTTAAGGAAGCTGGGAGATTGCGTAAAGCAGTTGAGATTCTGGGAAAAACTTATGATGTAATTATAATGGATATGTTAAAAGAAGAGTTTCAGTCAGTTTATATAAAAAGGGAACTTGAAAAAAGATATAATTTGTAA
- a CDS encoding DUF2262 domain-containing protein — translation MAEVIKDELLGEIECVDGFETEVNWVNNKKIDVYFDISDYQLLNEKDEKKTDKERMEDRIKTLKEILSDVNGWNEKIIKNSAEVMLELANDWFDVEDYYEDDEIDEFVEDMKQVLSEESAEKLRDSEITQETMEKIMSVERLTIYGDGNFSIYLSDNDMIFSGHIINVLANINGEFSEGDIMG, via the coding sequence ATGGCAGAAGTTATAAAAGATGAATTATTAGGTGAAATTGAATGTGTCGATGGATTTGAAACAGAGGTTAACTGGGTAAATAATAAAAAAATAGATGTGTATTTTGATATATCTGATTATCAGCTGTTAAATGAGAAGGATGAGAAAAAGACTGATAAGGAAAGAATGGAAGACAGAATTAAAACTTTAAAGGAAATTCTGTCAGATGTGAATGGCTGGAATGAAAAAATTATAAAAAATTCGGCAGAAGTAATGTTGGAATTAGCAAACGACTGGTTTGATGTCGAAGATTATTATGAAGACGATGAAATTGATGAATTTGTTGAAGATATGAAACAAGTGTTATCAGAAGAAAGTGCTGAAAAATTGAGAGATAGTGAAATAACACAAGAAACAATGGAAAAAATAATGTCTGTGGAAAGACTGACTATTTATGGGGATGGGAATTTCAGTATTTATCTTTCAGATAACGATATGATATTTTCAGGACATATAATAAATGTTCTTGCAAATATTAATGGGGAATTTTCTGAAGGAGATATAATGGGATAG
- the aroB gene encoding 3-dehydroquinate synthase, producing the protein MEILNVGLGENSYDIVIGKNFFDKFPKYIEKIYNGKKLFVITDSNVDKIYRNQYEKMFKGFDYTIYVLEAGEKNKHIGIMPGIYSAMVNAGLTRKDMVVAFGGGVVGDIAGFAAASYMRGIGFIQIPTTIVSQVDSSVGGKVGVDLPEGKNLVGAFHQPKLVLIDNYFLNTLTDRYFYDGFAEIVKYGCIYDKKFFDRLMEIVETVEVSYDDENYKQKLREHLMKYVNELVYRSCEIKKEVVEKDEKESNLRMILNFGHTIGHAIEQFTNYEKYSHGEAISAGMVDITKIGEKKGFTKKNEFLKIEKLLRALNLPTEIEYPKDRISEIMKRDKKSTNDGINFVILKEIGEVEIRKIGEREIFE; encoded by the coding sequence ATGGAAATATTGAATGTTGGATTAGGGGAAAATTCTTATGATATTGTAATTGGAAAGAATTTTTTTGATAAATTTCCTAAGTATATTGAAAAGATTTATAATGGAAAAAAATTATTTGTGATTACGGATTCTAATGTGGATAAAATTTACAGGAATCAGTATGAGAAGATGTTTAAAGGCTTTGATTATACAATTTATGTGCTGGAAGCAGGAGAAAAAAATAAGCATATTGGAATAATGCCTGGAATTTATTCTGCAATGGTAAATGCAGGACTTACAAGAAAGGATATGGTTGTTGCATTTGGTGGTGGAGTTGTTGGAGATATTGCTGGATTTGCGGCTGCCAGTTATATGCGTGGGATTGGATTTATACAGATACCGACGACAATTGTTTCACAGGTTGACAGCAGTGTTGGTGGAAAAGTCGGTGTTGACTTGCCTGAGGGGAAAAATCTTGTTGGGGCGTTTCATCAGCCTAAGCTTGTTTTAATTGACAATTATTTTTTGAATACATTGACAGACAGATATTTTTATGACGGATTTGCGGAAATTGTGAAATATGGATGTATTTATGATAAGAAGTTTTTTGACAGACTTATGGAAATAGTGGAAACAGTTGAAGTTTCTTATGATGATGAAAATTATAAGCAGAAATTGCGTGAACATCTGATGAAGTATGTGAATGAACTTGTTTACCGTTCCTGTGAGATAAAGAAGGAAGTTGTGGAAAAAGATGAGAAGGAAAGTAATTTGAGAATGATATTGAATTTTGGACATACTATCGGACATGCAATAGAGCAGTTTACAAATTATGAGAAATATTCACATGGGGAAGCAATTTCTGCTGGAATGGTAGACATTACAAAAATTGGGGAGAAAAAAGGATTTACTAAAAAGAATGAATTTTTAAAAATTGAGAAACTATTGAGGGCATTGAATTTACCGACTGAGATTGAATATCCGAAAGACAGGATTTCTGAAATTATGAAAAGGGATAAGAAAAGTACGAATGACGGAATTAATTTTGTAATTCTGAAGGAAATTGGGGAAGTTGAAATTAGAAAGATAGGGGAGAGGGAGATTTTTGAGTAA
- a CDS encoding DUF2262 domain-containing protein, with translation MSDAIKDEVFGEIKNFETEVEWLGRKIGVSFDGGIESDWNEEKKVEEVKEAVEQFKIMYLNQKEWDTKMKDLVSDYRKDRVMDWLCVDDEEELEEFIENIHENSEIELSEEEIEELKREIVPERVFRSCIYLQGLWVTADGDFTAFYYDNDIFFLGHAIMLSGNINGELDCDGEVG, from the coding sequence ATGAGTGATGCTATAAAAGATGAAGTTTTTGGAGAAATAAAAAATTTTGAAACTGAAGTTGAGTGGCTTGGGAGAAAAATAGGTGTGAGTTTTGATGGTGGAATTGAGAGTGATTGGAATGAAGAGAAAAAAGTAGAGGAAGTTAAAGAGGCGGTTGAACAATTTAAAATTATGTATCTCAATCAAAAAGAATGGGACACAAAAATGAAAGATTTGGTAAGTGATTATAGGAAAGACCGAGTTATGGATTGGCTTTGTGTTGACGATGAAGAAGAATTGGAAGAATTTATTGAGAATATTCATGAAAATTCAGAGATTGAATTATCAGAGGAAGAAATTGAAGAATTGAAGAGAGAAATAGTTCCTGAAAGAGTATTTAGAAGTTGTATTTATTTGCAAGGTTTATGGGTAACTGCTGATGGAGATTTTACAGCATTTTATTATGACAATGACATATTTTTTCTTGGACATGCTATTATGTTAAGTGGAAATATTAATGGAGAGTTGGATTGTGATGGTGAAGTAGGATAA
- the aroA gene encoding 3-phosphoshikimate 1-carboxyvinyltransferase has product MKIKIKPSILNGKIEIPPSKSYSHRAVIAAALAENKDNRKSKIDNLKFSVDITTTTDIMENWGAKINREESSLEIIGNGGKVVPKDKYVQCNESGSTIRFLIPIGITDENELIFDGKGKLVDRPLDSYYRIFDKQGIFYKNENGKLSLTVNGKLKAGNYEIDGNISSQFITGLLYALPLLDGDSKLTINKNLESKGYIDLTLEILKLAGIEIVNNDYKSFDIRGNQIYKPFDYTVEGDYSQVAFWIVAGIISANRDNEVKCLHVNKNSLQGDREIIEIVERMGANLEIFDDYVIVKPSKTQGTVIDISQCPDIGPILTVLGALSEGETRIINGERLRIKESDRITSIKTELNKLGANVAEEGDSLIIQGVEGFTGGVTVSAWNDHRIAMSLAIASTRCEKEIILEEAESVRKSYPHFWDDFVKMGGEIRKDC; this is encoded by the coding sequence ATGAAAATAAAAATAAAACCAAGCATATTAAATGGAAAAATAGAAATCCCGCCATCTAAAAGTTATTCACACAGAGCAGTGATTGCAGCTGCATTAGCTGAAAATAAGGATAATCGGAAGTCTAAGATTGATAATTTGAAGTTCTCGGTGGATATTACAACAACAACGGATATTATGGAAAACTGGGGAGCAAAAATCAATCGAGAGGAAAGTTCTCTTGAAATTATTGGAAATGGCGGAAAAGTCGTTCCAAAGGATAAGTATGTGCAATGTAATGAATCGGGATCTACAATCAGGTTTTTGATACCGATTGGGATTACAGATGAAAATGAACTGATTTTCGACGGAAAAGGGAAACTCGTGGACAGACCGCTTGACTCGTATTATAGGATTTTTGATAAACAGGGAATTTTTTATAAAAATGAGAATGGGAAATTGTCGCTTACAGTGAATGGAAAATTGAAGGCGGGAAATTATGAAATTGACGGGAATATAAGTTCACAGTTTATTACGGGACTTTTGTATGCCCTGCCACTCTTGGACGGAGATTCAAAGCTGACTATTAATAAGAATTTGGAATCTAAGGGGTATATTGATTTGACATTGGAAATATTGAAACTGGCTGGAATTGAGATTGTGAACAATGATTATAAGAGTTTTGATATAAGGGGAAATCAGATTTATAAGCCGTTTGATTATACTGTTGAGGGGGATTATTCACAAGTGGCGTTTTGGATTGTGGCTGGAATAATTTCTGCAAACAGGGATAACGAGGTGAAATGCCTGCATGTAAATAAAAATTCGTTGCAGGGCGACAGGGAAATAATAGAAATTGTTGAAAGAATGGGGGCAAATCTTGAGATTTTTGATGATTATGTGATTGTTAAGCCTTCTAAAACTCAAGGAACAGTAATTGATATTTCGCAATGTCCTGATATTGGGCCAATTTTGACAGTATTAGGGGCCTTGAGTGAAGGGGAAACTAGGATTATTAATGGAGAAAGACTTAGAATTAAGGAGTCGGATAGAATAACTTCGATAAAGACGGAATTGAATAAACTTGGAGCGAATGTAGCTGAGGAAGGGGACAGTTTGATTATTCAAGGTGTAGAAGGATTTACTGGTGGAGTAACGGTAAGTGCTTGGAATGACCATAGAATTGCAATGTCGC